TTCCCTGGCTCCAGCACAGTCACCTTGGCATCGGTTGCGCTTTCCACCAGCTTCTTAAACTCATTTGGATCTTGGGCTATAGGGGGGAAAGTGTTGTAGTGCATGGGGATGACGTGTTTGGGTTTAATTAGCCCCACGGCGTGAACCGAATCTTCCGGGCCCATAGTGAAATAATCGCCGATGGGGAGCAAGGCCACATCAATGTTTTCCTTAGCTAAGAAAGCCATATCGCCGAACAGAGCTGTGTCACCGGCAAAGTAGATCTTCTTGCCGGCAATTTCCACCACAAAGCCGCAGGCAATGCCGCCAGGCAAACCGCTACTGTGGATAGCCGGGACCAGTTTCACACTGCCAAAATCGGCTGGCAGTTTTCCGCCAATGTTACCGCCAACAGTAGCAATCCCTTGTTTTTCCAACGACTGGCACAGGTCAAAGGTGGAATACACCGTGGCCCCACTGGCCTTAGCTATAGCTTTGGCATCGCCCAGA
The Bacillota bacterium DNA segment above includes these coding regions:
- a CDS encoding metal-dependent hydrolase; this translates as MNIEFLGHACFLIEAGPHTVLTDPFLTGNPKAAKKAKDVRPTHILVSHAHGDHLGDAKAIAKASGATVYSTFDLCQSLEKQGIATVGGNIGGKLPADFGSVKLVPAIHSSGLPGGIACGFVVEIAGKKIYFAGDTALFGDMAFLAKENIDVALLPIGDYFTMGPEDSVHAVGLIKPKHVIPMHYNTFPPIAQDPNEFKKLVESATDAKVTVLEPGNRASF